The window GTCCCCGCTGCACCAAAATTAGAAGGTAAGCAACAGAACACCATTCATGATGTTATAACTTATCTTTGTTTACGGCTTTTTTAGACTGCACTAACATATTAAGTATGAACACCTACAAAATCACGCAGCGGATGGTGTATTTAGAGTTGCTTGAAAATTATATTATCTCTCTCTAGCTTGCTTTTAGGTCTTCCTTTTAAAGAATTTAAGTTAATTAAGATATAATCTGTTTTGGAAATCGAAACAAAATACGAATCATAAATCATGAATCAAGTCAGCCCTCATGAACCTGTTTAATAAAAACGAGGAATCGCATGTAAATACCACCCGAATAAAATTTGGTCGTATTGGGGTTGTAGATTCTCTTGTTGTGTTATTTGTGCCAACAAGAACACTTTTTAAGTTGTGAGAGTTACCTGAAAACCCAGATTCTTAGACCAGCTGCAATCAGCTCCTTGTAAGTTGGCAGGACGGAATATTCAGAATCCTTCCAGTACTTGAAAAGAACATCACTGCcccaaagaaaattgaattacGAAAGTGATTCCCTATGCTTTTAAGGGCTTgtttgagacttttttttttttaaagaaatacttCGGTTCATTAATAGAAATCCAAGTGCTTTCTACAACGGTTTTCGCGATTTCAGAACCAGTCCCAGACTTGCCCTAATTACTTTGCTAAACTTTTAGTAGAATGTattaagattaagaaattaagcACCTGCAAGCAGTCCACTTGTAAGGAATTCGAGTAACGTTCGCATGCATTGCCTTCTGCACGTCCGGCCGGTTGTAATACTTCTCTGCATAGTTCTCAGTGCACGGGTCATACCCTGAAGCGCGCCGGCGAAGAAGGGTGTTTTTGAGCCTCAGATGCCGTTTCGTGTTATTCAGCATTGTCAAGCAAAACGGTGTGTAAATGCTGTACGGATCAATGTCTCCAAAATCATGGTCCGTTGCATAATTTATAGCATCTTCACATTGCCTTGATGTTGTTTTTACTGTGAAGTTGCAGTGGTTGATGATGGATAGGTAGCTTCGATCCGATATCATGGCATGGCTCCACCAATATGTGACAGTTCCAATGTTGTCGTAGTAATAGTCGGTCACAGCGTTACCCACCTGCGCAGTTACGAATAAAAATCTTCAAATTTGCGAAAATTAAACAATTCCAGTTCTTATTTAAAGtctgaatttctgaatatgatGTCTTCAACTTACCATAAATCCCTTGAGATTAATGGTGGATTCGGAATGCGCTTTGTTGTAAGCCACAATTTCCTTTGCCAGCTGAGGAACATAATGTCCTGTGATGGTAAACGTGTGATTGTAGTACATTTGtattttgaaattcttttcagGATGTCCATTCTTTATTAAAATAATCATGTATGTCATCGATAATGTGTTGATAATTTGTCAATAAAATGTCACTACGTTTTATTGTCTACACTTCTTTCGAACCATTATCGATGACATTAAGAATGGACGTCCTGTCACATCCGTTCCTAGGCCGGACTTAACCTAAAGTAAAGACTTTCATTTTCCTTGCCTGCATAGCTTTCCCCAGTAATGTAAAATTCTCTGTATGCGTATTGTGGAAATCTTGACAACCAGTTAAGCAGAAAAACTAGAGCATCCTGAGCTGTGtcacaaaattataaatataattaagattGAAAATGCTAGTTATAAATTATAGTTATTGgtcattattatttttctacCTGTTCTTTTGTCCCCAGAATTTTTAAGGTCACTGCTTGTATTTGTATATGAGAAACCGACACCAGCAGGTGATTCAAGAAAGAGAATATTCGCTTCtgcaatgagaaaaatgaaaattatatttatatccaCATCGACACGTTATTGACTATTAATAATTCAGTAAGTTGTCCATGTTATAAATAGTTGATAACGTGTCAAATGAATACCGCTCTACAATGGAGCGGAATTTCTTTAAGAAGATAAAAGGATAACGAAATTCATATGCATATACCTCTGTTCCAGGAATACTTGTTGAGATAAAGAGATGAACAGGTTCGATTAATCCGAAAGGGACCAAGCTCCTctgatgctccatatgcaactGATGAACAACCTGGTCCTGAAACAGTAATTATGTATATCCAATCTAGTAAGTATTTGCAAGTGGATATTTATTCGTTTGAGATTTGAACATTTCTAATAAATTGTGATTCTTTTTTGTGTTCATGGGCAGTAAAACTAA of the Pyrus communis chromosome 1, drPyrComm1.1, whole genome shotgun sequence genome contains:
- the LOC137714526 gene encoding serine carboxypeptidase 24 isoform X2, which gives rise to MAILPRKSMMVFLSSLALLLLSLTTNSTNVFAKTMVPKQQELDRISALPGQPPVSFSQFSGYVTVNEHHGRALFYWLTEAATCPQEKPLVLWLNGGPGCSSVAYGASEELGPFRINRTCSSLYLNKYSWNRGHYVPQLAKEIVAYNKAHSESTINLKGFMVGNAVTDYYYDNIGTVTYWWSHAMISDRSYLSIINHCNFTVKTTSRQCEDAINYATDHDFGDIDPYSIYTPFCLTMLNNTKRHLRLKNTLLRRRASGYDPCTENYAEKYYNRPDVQKAMHANVTRIPYKWTACSDVLFKYWKDSEYSVLPTYKELIAAGLRIWVFSGDTDSVVPVTATRLSLNHLNLTIKTPWYPWYSGSQVGGWTEVYDGLTFATVRGAGHEVPLIQAERGLTLFKSFLAGKKLPKPN
- the LOC137714526 gene encoding serine carboxypeptidase 24 isoform X1, with amino-acid sequence MAILPRKSMMVFLSSLALLLLSLTTNSTNVFAKTMVPKQQELDRISALPGQPPVSFSQFSGYVTVNEHHGRALFYWLTEAATCPQEKPLVLWLNGGPGCSSVAYGASEELGPFRINRTCSSLYLNKYSWNREANILFLESPAGVGFSYTNTSSDLKNSGDKRTAQDALVFLLNWLSRFPQYAYREFYITGESYAGHYVPQLAKEIVAYNKAHSESTINLKGFMVGNAVTDYYYDNIGTVTYWWSHAMISDRSYLSIINHCNFTVKTTSRQCEDAINYATDHDFGDIDPYSIYTPFCLTMLNNTKRHLRLKNTLLRRRASGYDPCTENYAEKYYNRPDVQKAMHANVTRIPYKWTACSDVLFKYWKDSEYSVLPTYKELIAAGLRIWVFSGDTDSVVPVTATRLSLNHLNLTIKTPWYPWYSGSQVGGWTEVYDGLTFATVRGAGHEVPLIQAERGLTLFKSFLAGKKLPKPN